The Serpentinimonas maccroryi genome has a segment encoding these proteins:
- the pgsA gene encoding CDP-diacylglycerol--glycerol-3-phosphate 3-phosphatidyltransferase, whose translation MFFNLPTSLTWARIVSIPVIVAVFYWPGLEQSTQNLVGTVLFVLFALTDWADGYLARRLNQTSAFGAFLDPVADKILVCACLLVLVHLDRADVFVALIIIGREIAISALREWMAIIGATRSVAVHAVGKLKTAVQMIAIPFLLYDATLFGLIDTRLWGTVLLWISAILTVWSMVYYLIKALPEIRAKSR comes from the coding sequence ATGTTTTTTAACCTGCCTACTTCGCTCACTTGGGCGCGCATCGTCTCCATCCCCGTGATCGTGGCGGTGTTTTACTGGCCCGGGCTGGAGCAGAGCACGCAAAATCTGGTCGGCACGGTGCTGTTTGTGCTGTTTGCGCTCACCGACTGGGCCGACGGCTACCTGGCGCGCCGGCTCAACCAGACCTCGGCCTTCGGTGCTTTTCTGGACCCGGTGGCCGACAAGATTTTGGTCTGCGCCTGCCTGCTGGTGCTGGTGCACCTAGATCGGGCCGATGTGTTTGTGGCGCTGATCATCATCGGCCGCGAGATCGCCATTTCGGCGCTGCGCGAGTGGATGGCGATCATCGGCGCCACCCGCAGCGTGGCGGTGCACGCGGTGGGCAAGCTCAAAACCGCGGTGCAGATGATCGCGATCCCGTTTTTGCTCTACGACGCCACGCTCTTTGGCCTGATCGACACCCGGCTTTGGGGCACGGTGTTGCTGTGGATTTCGGCCATTCTCACGGTCTGGTCGATGGTTTACTACCTGATCAAAGCGCTGCCCGAAATCCGCGCCAAGTCGCGTTAA
- a CDS encoding DMT family transporter, translating into MLGRTPQTPHDAWLRAMPWVFVLIWSTGFIVARYGMPHAPPMTFLAWRYALSIALFLLWVWWARVAWPRSRSQWGHLAVLGLLMHAGYLGGVWAAVKAGMGAGLVALLVGLQPVLTAIWLSAFAASTGLAVTRRQWLGLLLGLAGLVLVLWHQFVPPDAQAAVGAATGQIGATWFNVGLAVCALLSITAGTLYQKRYVQPCDVRSANTVQLLAAFAVTLPLALLEPGGMNWNAELAGALAWSVLALTLGASSLLYLLIQRGAAASVASLMYLVPPCTAVLAWLLFDEPITALTVAGVALTALGVSLVVRSPAQVKA; encoded by the coding sequence ATGCTCGGCCGCACGCCCCAGACGCCCCACGACGCTTGGTTGCGCGCCATGCCGTGGGTGTTTGTGCTGATCTGGAGCACCGGCTTCATCGTGGCGCGCTACGGCATGCCGCACGCCCCGCCGATGACCTTTCTGGCTTGGCGCTATGCCTTGTCGATCGCCCTGTTTTTGCTCTGGGTCTGGTGGGCGCGGGTGGCGTGGCCGCGCAGCCGTTCGCAATGGGGGCACTTGGCGGTGCTGGGGCTGCTGATGCACGCCGGCTACTTGGGCGGCGTGTGGGCGGCGGTGAAGGCCGGCATGGGCGCGGGGCTGGTGGCGCTGCTGGTAGGGCTGCAGCCGGTGCTCACCGCCATCTGGTTGTCGGCCTTTGCCGCCTCGACCGGTTTGGCCGTGACGCGGCGCCAGTGGCTCGGGTTGCTGCTGGGCTTGGCCGGGCTGGTGCTGGTGTTGTGGCACCAGTTCGTGCCCCCAGATGCGCAGGCGGCCGTGGGCGCAGCCACGGGCCAGATCGGCGCCACCTGGTTCAACGTCGGTTTGGCCGTATGCGCGCTGCTGAGCATCACCGCCGGCACCTTGTACCAAAAACGCTACGTGCAGCCCTGCGACGTGCGCAGCGCCAACACGGTGCAGCTGCTGGCGGCCTTTGCCGTCACGCTGCCGCTGGCGCTGCTCGAGCCCGGCGGCATGAACTGGAACGCCGAACTGGCCGGGGCGCTGGCGTGGTCGGTGCTGGCGCTCACGCTGGGGGCCAGCTCGCTGCTCTATCTGCTGATCCAGCGCGGCGCCGCGGCCTCGGTGGCCAGCCTGATGTACCTGGTGCCGCCGTGCACCGCCGTGCTGGCTTGGCTGCTGTTCGACGAGCCCATCACCGCCCTGACCGTGGCCGGCGTGGCGCTGACTGCGCTTGGCGTCAGCCTGGTGGTGCGCAGCCCCGCACAAGTCAAAGCCTGA
- a CDS encoding tartrate dehydrogenase: MKTHRIAVVAGDGIGLEVMPEGLRALEAAASRFGIGLQFDHFDFACWPYYERHGQMLPDDWKEQIGSHDAIYFGAVGWPEKIPDHISLWGSLLRFRREFDQYVNLRPARLLPGMSAPLRRRDGTPYAPGEIDMWIVRENTEGEYSSVGGRMFEGSEREIVLQETVMSRHGVDRVLRFAFELAQSRPKQHLTSATKSNGIAITMPYWDERVAAMARQYPGVHVDQFHIDILCAHFVQRPDCFDVVVASNLFGDILSDLGPACTGTIGVAPSANLNPERRHPSLFEPVHGSAPDIAGRGIANPIGQIWCGAMMLDFLGHRKAHDALLQAIETVLASGGDAPRTPDLGGRASTADLGRAIAEVVGA, from the coding sequence ATGAAAACGCACCGCATCGCCGTCGTCGCTGGCGACGGCATCGGCCTAGAAGTCATGCCCGAAGGGCTGCGCGCGCTCGAAGCGGCCGCCAGCCGCTTCGGCATCGGCTTGCAGTTCGACCATTTCGATTTCGCCTGCTGGCCCTACTACGAGCGCCACGGCCAGATGCTGCCCGACGACTGGAAAGAGCAGATCGGCAGCCACGACGCGATCTATTTTGGCGCCGTCGGCTGGCCCGAGAAAATCCCCGACCACATCTCGCTCTGGGGCTCGCTGTTGCGTTTTAGGCGCGAGTTCGATCAGTACGTAAACCTGCGCCCGGCGCGCCTGCTGCCCGGCATGAGCGCGCCCCTGCGCCGCCGCGACGGCACACCCTACGCCCCGGGCGAGATCGATATGTGGATCGTGCGCGAAAACACCGAGGGCGAATACTCGAGCGTCGGTGGGCGCATGTTTGAGGGCAGCGAGCGCGAAATCGTGCTGCAAGAAACCGTGATGAGCCGCCACGGCGTCGATCGGGTGCTGCGCTTTGCCTTCGAGCTGGCGCAGAGCCGCCCCAAGCAGCACCTCACCAGCGCCACCAAGAGCAACGGCATCGCCATCACCATGCCCTACTGGGACGAGCGCGTGGCGGCCATGGCGCGCCAGTACCCCGGCGTGCACGTGGATCAGTTCCACATCGACATCCTGTGCGCCCATTTCGTGCAGCGCCCCGACTGCTTCGACGTGGTGGTGGCGAGCAACCTGTTTGGCGACATCCTGAGCGACCTCGGGCCCGCCTGCACCGGCACCATCGGCGTGGCGCCCAGCGCCAACCTGAATCCCGAGCGCCGCCACCCCTCGCTGTTCGAGCCGGTGCACGGCTCGGCCCCCGACATCGCCGGCCGCGGCATCGCCAACCCGATCGGCCAGATCTGGTGCGGGGCCATGATGCTCGATTTTCTGGGCCACCGCAAGGCGCACGACGCGCTGCTGCAAGCCATCGAAACCGTGCTGGCTTCGGGAGGCGACGCGCCACGCACCCCCGACCTCGGCGGCCGCGCCAGCACCGCCGACTTGGGGCGGGCGATCGCCGAGGTGGTCGGCGCATGA
- a CDS encoding chorismate-binding protein: protein MSAAPAAPEAPAAQTALPAPGAGPQSVFALLDDCEASAAQPSSRLYTGFVREHVCTDATDRAALDALWAAVAQDQRAGLHALLLADYEWGEALVLGQPSAAYPGAALRLLMFSHLQRLAREQVDAWLQSWPGSDAGGGTLALQESVDEAGFAAAIERIHAAIRAGETYQVNYTYRLQGQAWGEPVALYAALRARQPVPFGALLRLPDDRWLLSCSPELFLRQQHGVLSARPMKGTAARILAPECDTDIDGVGDREADLASARNLQADCKNQAENVMIVDLLRNDIGRIALTGSVQVPALFEIESYATVHQMTSTVQARLRPEVGWPELLRATFPCGSVTGAPKHRTLQLIRALESTPRGPYCGAIGWLDAAPAGQRVGDFCLSVAIRTLTLGPPHQGLRPLSLGVGAGIVHDSVAADELAECRLKARFLTSLDPGVDLFETMLHLPGCGLQHLALHLARLAASARALGFAFDPDAAQALLRQRAAELPTDGPARVRLALSHSGRLSLAHAPLAALPPGVVTLRLHPEPLPLHNPLAAHKTTRRSHYDAGIRAAEREGAFDSLFFNTADELLEGGRSNVFLRLGGRWFTPPVSGGALPGIQRSLLLADPAWAASEARLTRADLQRAEAIVVCNALRGVLPARLL, encoded by the coding sequence ATGAGCGCAGCCCCGGCGGCTCCGGAAGCCCCGGCAGCCCAGACAGCGCTTCCAGCCCCCGGCGCCGGCCCGCAGTCGGTCTTTGCCCTGCTCGACGACTGCGAGGCCAGCGCCGCGCAACCCAGCAGCCGGCTCTACACCGGCTTCGTGCGCGAGCACGTCTGCACCGATGCGACCGACCGCGCCGCGCTGGACGCCCTGTGGGCTGCCGTGGCGCAAGACCAGCGTGCCGGTTTGCACGCGCTGCTGCTGGCCGACTACGAATGGGGCGAGGCCTTGGTGCTCGGCCAGCCCTCGGCGGCCTATCCGGGTGCGGCGCTGCGCTTGCTCATGTTCAGCCACCTGCAGCGGCTCGCGCGCGAGCAAGTCGATGCCTGGCTGCAGAGCTGGCCCGGCTCTGATGCCGGCGGCGGCACGCTGGCACTGCAAGAGAGCGTCGATGAAGCGGGTTTTGCTGCCGCCATCGAGCGCATCCACGCCGCCATCCGCGCCGGCGAGACCTACCAGGTCAATTACACCTACCGCTTGCAGGGCCAGGCCTGGGGCGAACCGGTGGCGCTGTACGCGGCCTTGCGCGCGCGCCAACCGGTGCCCTTTGGCGCGCTGCTGCGCTTGCCCGACGACCGCTGGCTGCTTTCCTGCTCGCCCGAGCTGTTTTTGCGCCAGCAGCACGGGGTCTTGAGCGCGCGGCCCATGAAGGGCACGGCCGCGCGCATCCTTGCACCAGAATGCGACACAGACATCGATGGCGTGGGCGACCGCGAGGCCGACCTCGCCAGCGCCCGCAATCTGCAAGCCGACTGCAAGAACCAAGCCGAAAACGTGATGATCGTGGACTTGCTGCGCAACGACATCGGGCGCATCGCGCTCACCGGCAGCGTGCAGGTGCCGGCTCTGTTCGAGATCGAATCCTACGCCACCGTGCACCAGATGACCTCCACCGTGCAGGCCCGGCTGCGGCCTGAGGTCGGCTGGCCCGAGTTGCTGCGCGCCACCTTCCCCTGTGGATCGGTGACCGGCGCGCCCAAGCACCGCACCCTGCAGCTCATCCGCGCCTTAGAGAGCACGCCGCGCGGCCCCTACTGCGGCGCCATCGGCTGGCTCGACGCCGCGCCAGCAGGCCAGCGCGTGGGCGACTTCTGCCTCTCGGTGGCCATCCGCACGCTCACGCTCGGGCCGCCGCACCAAGGATTGAGGCCGCTCAGCCTAGGGGTAGGGGCGGGCATCGTGCACGACAGCGTGGCCGCCGACGAGCTGGCCGAATGCCGCCTCAAAGCCCGCTTCCTCACCAGTCTAGACCCCGGCGTTGATTTGTTCGAGACCATGCTGCACCTTCCCGGTTGCGGCTTGCAGCATCTGGCGCTGCATCTGGCGCGCTTGGCGGCCAGCGCGCGGGCGCTGGGTTTCGCCTTCGACCCCGACGCGGCCCAGGCGCTTTTGCGCCAGCGCGCGGCCGAGCTGCCCACCGATGGCCCGGCGCGGGTGCGGCTGGCGCTGTCGCACAGCGGCCGGCTCAGCCTTGCGCACGCTCCTTTGGCTGCGCTGCCGCCCGGTGTCGTGACGCTGCGGCTGCACCCCGAGCCGCTGCCGCTGCACAACCCGCTGGCCGCGCACAAAACCACGCGCCGCAGCCACTACGACGCCGGCATCCGCGCCGCCGAGCGCGAGGGCGCCTTCGACAGCCTGTTTTTCAACACCGCCGACGAGCTGCTCGAGGGCGGGCGCAGCAACGTTTTTTTGCGCTTGGGCGGCCGCTGGTTCACCCCGCCCGTATCTGGCGGCGCCTTGCCCGGCATCCAGCGCAGCTTGCTGCTCGCCGACCCCGCTTGGGCCGCCAGCGAGGCCCGCCTGACGCGGGCCGACCTGCAACGCGCCGAGGCCATCGTGGTGTGCAATGCGCTGCGCGGCGTGCTGCCGGCGCGTTTGCTATAG
- a CDS encoding SurA N-terminal domain-containing protein, producing the protein MFDFFRNNIKFLMAVLMLLIIPAFVLVGVEGYGQLGADPNAVARVGGTDITREQWEERHRNQIDRLLEQTPGLQRAQLDTEASRFATLERMIDEQLVALAAQDARFLVTDQQLAATLAQDPTIAQLRRPDGTLDLERYRQILAMQGLTPEQFEQSVRADLIRRQLLEGLAVTAFAPPKLAEQALQPFFQRREIQFTVFRPDDFRAGVALTEADLQAFHTQNPNLFQSAEQVDVEYLVLDLAAVARGIAISEADLRAHYEQTRAQLAAKEERRASHILLTLEPGASPEQLAQVRARAEELLAQVRLNPARFAELARAHSQDPGSAARGGDLGFFARGAMVPPFEQAVFALQRGAISDLVQTDFGFHIIQLLEVRQPAAEPFEAVRERLATELRQQQAQLRFAQAAETFSNLVYEQADSLAPAAQALGLTVNRAQAVVRRGPQPAGLAPALTHPELLQALFASDALTLRRNTEAIEVQAGQQLVSARVLAHRPAQLQPLDAVRPQVRELLLQRRALDAARTEGQARLAAWRQAPEAAQGRLSPAVALSRTEPQGAPAEVLRAVLSAAAPASADAPTWVGVDMGPDGYAVIRINRVLEREAPDAVRAGLERNQLADLWAQAETQAYLRHLRTRFEVEILQPRPTAETAAAS; encoded by the coding sequence ATGTTTGATTTTTTTCGCAACAACATCAAGTTCCTGATGGCGGTTCTGATGTTGCTGATCATCCCGGCCTTCGTGCTCGTCGGGGTCGAGGGTTATGGGCAACTGGGCGCTGACCCCAACGCCGTGGCGCGCGTCGGCGGCACCGACATCACGCGCGAGCAGTGGGAAGAGCGGCACCGCAACCAGATCGATCGACTGCTGGAGCAAACGCCGGGCCTGCAGCGCGCCCAGCTCGACACCGAGGCCAGCCGCTTTGCCACGCTCGAGCGCATGATCGACGAGCAACTGGTGGCCCTGGCGGCCCAAGATGCCCGTTTTCTGGTCACCGACCAGCAGCTCGCTGCCACACTGGCGCAAGACCCCACCATCGCCCAGCTGCGCCGCCCCGACGGCACGCTCGATCTGGAGCGCTACCGCCAAATCTTGGCCATGCAGGGCCTGACACCCGAGCAATTCGAGCAATCGGTGCGCGCCGACCTGATCCGCCGCCAGTTGCTCGAGGGCTTGGCCGTGACCGCTTTCGCCCCCCCGAAGCTGGCCGAACAGGCCTTGCAGCCATTTTTCCAGCGCCGCGAAATCCAGTTCACGGTGTTCCGGCCTGATGACTTCCGCGCCGGCGTCGCCCTCACCGAGGCCGACCTGCAGGCCTTCCACACCCAGAATCCGAACCTGTTTCAGTCGGCCGAACAAGTCGATGTCGAATACCTGGTGCTCGACCTAGCCGCGGTGGCGCGGGGCATCGCCATCAGCGAAGCCGATCTGCGCGCGCACTACGAGCAAACCCGCGCCCAGCTCGCCGCCAAAGAAGAGCGCCGCGCCAGCCACATCCTGCTCACGCTCGAGCCGGGCGCCAGCCCCGAACAGCTTGCCCAAGTGCGCGCCCGCGCCGAAGAGCTGCTGGCCCAGGTGCGCCTCAACCCGGCCCGTTTTGCCGAACTCGCGCGCGCGCACTCGCAAGACCCCGGCTCTGCCGCCAGGGGGGGCGATTTGGGCTTTTTTGCCCGTGGCGCCATGGTGCCGCCGTTTGAGCAGGCGGTGTTTGCGCTGCAGCGCGGCGCCATTTCAGACTTGGTGCAGACCGATTTCGGCTTTCACATCATCCAGTTGCTCGAGGTGCGCCAGCCGGCCGCCGAGCCCTTCGAGGCCGTGCGCGAGCGCCTCGCGACCGAGCTGCGCCAGCAACAGGCGCAGCTGCGCTTTGCCCAAGCCGCCGAAACCTTTTCCAACTTGGTCTATGAGCAAGCCGATTCCTTGGCGCCCGCCGCGCAGGCGCTGGGCCTGACCGTCAACCGCGCCCAAGCGGTGGTGCGCCGCGGCCCCCAGCCCGCCGGGCTTGCTCCCGCCTTGACCCATCCCGAGCTGCTGCAGGCCCTGTTTGCCAGCGACGCGCTCACGCTCAGGCGCAACACCGAAGCGATCGAGGTTCAGGCCGGGCAACAGCTGGTGTCAGCAAGGGTGCTCGCGCACCGGCCCGCGCAGCTGCAGCCCCTAGACGCCGTGCGCCCACAAGTCCGCGAACTGCTGCTGCAGCGCCGCGCGCTGGATGCCGCGCGCACCGAAGGGCAAGCCCGCTTGGCGGCCTGGCGCCAAGCCCCGGAAGCGGCCCAAGGCCGGCTGTCACCCGCCGTGGCCCTGTCGCGCACCGAACCGCAAGGCGCGCCCGCCGAGGTGCTGCGCGCCGTGCTGAGTGCCGCCGCCCCAGCATCCGCCGATGCCCCGACTTGGGTAGGCGTCGATATGGGCCCCGACGGCTACGCCGTGATCCGCATCAACCGCGTGCTCGAGCGCGAGGCACCCGACGCGGTGCGCGCCGGGCTGGAGCGCAACCAGCTCGCCGACCTGTGGGCACAAGCCGAAACCCAAGCCTACCTGCGGCATTTGCGCACGCGCTTCGAAGTCGAAATTTTGCAGCCACGCCCCACCGCCGAAACCGCCGCCGCGTCCTGA
- a CDS encoding helix-turn-helix transcriptional regulator, whose product MITLEQIKAKLLEQPAVQAEYDALAAEFDMARELLHARARAGLTQAQVAERMGTTQSAIARLEAGKRQPSMRTVQRYAQALGCRAVVRLERGSA is encoded by the coding sequence ATGATCACACTTGAGCAAATCAAGGCCAAGCTGCTGGAGCAGCCCGCCGTGCAAGCCGAATATGACGCCCTAGCCGCCGAATTTGACATGGCCCGCGAGCTGCTGCACGCCCGCGCCCGCGCCGGCCTGACGCAAGCCCAAGTAGCCGAGCGCATGGGCACCACACAGAGCGCAATCGCAAGGCTCGAGGCAGGCAAGCGCCAGCCCTCCATGCGCACCGTGCAGCGGTATGCCCAAGCCCTAGGCTGCCGTGCCGTGGTGCGGCTGGAGCGAGGCAGCGCCTGA
- a CDS encoding type II toxin-antitoxin system RelE/ParE family toxin, with protein sequence MIHWTVTLHPQAEPELLALPPDMQARFLRTAELLEDLGPQRVGLPHIRPLQGKLWEMRLQGRDGIARAVYAAVHQRRLLVLHVFIKKTQATPRRAIETALNRLETLP encoded by the coding sequence GTGATTCATTGGACTGTGACACTGCACCCGCAAGCCGAGCCCGAGCTGCTGGCGCTGCCGCCCGATATGCAAGCCCGCTTCCTGCGCACTGCCGAACTGCTCGAGGACTTGGGGCCGCAGCGTGTAGGGCTGCCCCACATACGCCCCCTGCAAGGCAAGCTGTGGGAGATGCGCCTACAAGGCCGGGATGGCATAGCCCGCGCCGTGTACGCCGCCGTTCACCAGCGCCGCCTGCTGGTGCTACACGTGTTCATCAAGAAAACCCAAGCCACACCGCGCCGCGCCATTGAAACCGCCCTGAACCGATTGGAGACCCTGCCATGA
- a CDS encoding type I restriction endonuclease subunit R, which produces MGSITEDHLEQATLEWLAALGWKIGHGPDVSPPDSKKPGTERDTYRNVALKHRLRDAIRRLNPHIPAGAQDEACRMVLNPNIPGQVQANRQMHRWLVEGVPVQYQKDGETRGDRVKLVDWTDTAGNDWLALNQFSIQGPKLTRRPDVVLFLNGLPVVVVELKNPGDENADLWAAFNQLQAYKEDIPDLFLSNALLVISDGIEARVGSLTADQERFMAWRTIDGVTVDPLGAMKELETLVRGLFQRDLLLDYLRHFILFEDEGKLLKKVAGYHQFHAVRAVVESVLEASNPKALASRRGKGGVVWHTQGAGKSIEMTCLGGKLMQHPQMGNPTLVVVTDRNDLDNQLFGVFAGAAALLRETPVQADTRPKLRDLLANRPSGGIVFTTIQKFTPGEDEDSFPVLSDRNNIVVICDEAHRSQYGFQASMPKLQKQIKDARKTLTTNDAANEPMALQVAEPTAKYGVLRNLRYGYAQHLRDGLPNATFVAFTGTPVSLEDRDTRAVFGDYVHIYDVEQAVKDGATVPIYYESRLARLELKEADALLLDDEVEELTEDEEDDTAKAAQLRRWAALEKLVGAPPRIQKVAVDLVEHFENRLASLDGKAMVVAMSREICVHLYDAIVALRPSWHDPDPEKGAIKVIMTGSASDKNLLKPHIYSKDIKKRLERRYKDPTDPFKLVIVRDMWLTGFDAPCMHTMYVDKPMKGHNLMQAIARVNRVFKDKPGGLVVDYIGIANELKAALKDYTQAKGKGKPTIAAEDALTVLLEKMDVLHGMLHGFDYTDFRTKAWQLLPGVANHVLGSEDGKKRFADTVLAASKAFALCCTLDEALAHRDELAFLQAVKAALTKFGTSGKKLNDEQKEHALRQIISKAVVSAEVVDIFKAAGLNRPDIGILSEEFLEDVRHMKERNLAVELLQRLLKDDIRSRFKTNVVQQAKFSEMLQQSLQRYRNRAIETAQVIEELIEMARKFHTAAQRGEQLGLNGDEMAFYDALATNEAAVRDLGDETLKAIAVELTQKLRASVTVDWSVRETVRARLLVMVKTLLKRYKYPPDRQEEATETVLKQAEALSAGWANP; this is translated from the coding sequence ATGGGAAGCATCACCGAAGACCACCTCGAACAAGCCACGCTCGAATGGCTGGCGGCGCTGGGCTGGAAGATCGGCCATGGGCCGGACGTTTCGCCGCCCGATTCCAAGAAGCCGGGCACCGAGCGCGATACCTACCGCAATGTGGCCCTCAAGCACCGTTTGCGCGATGCCATCCGTCGACTGAATCCGCACATCCCGGCCGGCGCGCAGGACGAGGCCTGCCGCATGGTGCTGAACCCCAATATCCCCGGCCAGGTGCAGGCCAACCGGCAGATGCACCGTTGGCTGGTGGAGGGGGTGCCTGTCCAGTACCAGAAGGACGGCGAGACCCGCGGCGACCGGGTGAAGCTGGTCGACTGGACCGACACCGCTGGCAACGACTGGCTCGCGCTTAACCAGTTCAGCATCCAAGGGCCGAAGCTGACCCGACGGCCGGACGTCGTACTGTTTTTGAACGGTCTGCCCGTGGTGGTGGTCGAGCTCAAGAACCCAGGCGATGAGAACGCCGACCTCTGGGCCGCCTTCAACCAACTGCAGGCCTACAAGGAAGATATTCCAGACCTGTTCCTGAGCAACGCCCTGCTGGTCATCAGCGACGGCATCGAGGCGCGCGTAGGGTCACTCACGGCCGACCAAGAGCGATTCATGGCTTGGCGCACCATCGACGGGGTGACCGTGGATCCGCTGGGCGCCATGAAGGAGCTGGAAACGCTGGTGCGCGGCCTGTTCCAGCGCGACCTGCTGCTGGACTACCTGCGGCACTTCATCCTCTTTGAAGACGAGGGCAAACTGCTCAAGAAGGTGGCGGGCTACCACCAGTTCCATGCGGTGCGGGCGGTGGTCGAGAGCGTGCTCGAGGCGTCCAATCCGAAGGCCCTTGCTTCACGCCGCGGCAAGGGCGGCGTGGTGTGGCACACCCAAGGCGCGGGCAAGAGCATCGAGATGACTTGCCTAGGAGGCAAGCTGATGCAACACCCCCAGATGGGCAACCCGACCCTAGTGGTGGTGACCGACCGCAACGACCTAGACAACCAGCTGTTTGGCGTGTTCGCCGGCGCGGCCGCGCTGCTGCGCGAGACCCCGGTGCAGGCCGACACACGGCCCAAGCTGCGTGATCTGCTGGCCAATCGGCCCTCGGGCGGTATTGTTTTTACGACCATCCAAAAGTTCACGCCGGGCGAGGACGAGGACAGCTTCCCCGTCCTCTCCGACCGGAACAACATCGTCGTCATCTGCGACGAGGCCCACCGCAGCCAGTACGGCTTCCAGGCCAGCATGCCCAAGCTGCAAAAGCAGATCAAGGACGCCCGCAAGACCCTAACGACCAACGACGCGGCCAACGAGCCTATGGCGCTACAGGTGGCCGAACCCACCGCCAAATACGGCGTGCTGCGCAACCTGCGCTATGGCTATGCCCAGCACCTGCGCGATGGCCTGCCCAACGCCACCTTCGTGGCCTTCACCGGCACGCCGGTGTCGCTAGAGGACCGCGACACGCGGGCCGTGTTCGGCGACTACGTGCATATCTACGACGTTGAGCAGGCGGTCAAGGATGGCGCCACGGTGCCCATCTATTACGAGAGCCGGCTGGCCCGTCTGGAGCTGAAAGAGGCTGATGCTCTGCTGCTCGACGACGAGGTGGAGGAGCTGACCGAAGACGAAGAAGACGACACCGCCAAGGCAGCGCAGCTGCGCCGCTGGGCTGCGCTGGAAAAACTGGTGGGCGCGCCGCCGCGCATCCAGAAAGTGGCGGTTGACCTAGTCGAGCACTTCGAGAACCGCTTGGCCAGCCTAGACGGCAAGGCCATGGTGGTGGCCATGAGCCGCGAAATCTGCGTGCACCTGTACGACGCCATCGTGGCTCTGCGCCCGAGTTGGCACGACCCCGACCCCGAGAAGGGTGCCATCAAGGTGATCATGACCGGCTCGGCCTCGGATAAGAATCTGCTCAAACCGCACATCTACAGCAAGGACATCAAGAAGCGCCTAGAGCGCAGGTACAAGGATCCGACTGACCCCTTCAAGCTGGTCATCGTCCGCGACATGTGGCTCACGGGTTTCGACGCCCCATGCATGCACACGATGTACGTGGACAAGCCCATGAAGGGCCATAACTTGATGCAGGCGATTGCGCGGGTGAATCGTGTGTTTAAGGACAAGCCCGGCGGCTTGGTGGTGGACTACATCGGCATCGCCAACGAGCTGAAGGCGGCGCTGAAGGACTACACGCAGGCCAAGGGCAAAGGCAAGCCGACCATCGCCGCCGAGGACGCCCTAACCGTGCTGCTGGAAAAGATGGACGTGCTGCACGGCATGCTACACGGCTTTGACTACACCGACTTTCGCACGAAGGCTTGGCAGCTGCTTCCCGGCGTGGCGAACCATGTGCTGGGCTCGGAAGATGGCAAGAAGCGCTTTGCCGACACTGTGCTGGCCGCCAGCAAGGCTTTCGCCCTCTGCTGCACCCTAGACGAGGCGCTGGCACACCGGGACGAGCTCGCCTTCCTGCAGGCCGTAAAGGCCGCGCTGACCAAGTTCGGCACCTCGGGCAAGAAGCTTAACGACGAGCAGAAGGAGCATGCGCTCCGGCAAATCATCAGCAAAGCCGTGGTCAGCGCCGAAGTCGTGGACATCTTCAAAGCCGCCGGCTTGAATCGACCAGACATTGGCATTCTGTCCGAGGAGTTCCTAGAAGACGTGCGCCACATGAAAGAGCGCAACCTCGCGGTCGAACTGCTGCAGCGGCTGCTGAAGGACGACATTCGCTCGCGTTTCAAGACCAACGTTGTGCAGCAGGCCAAGTTCTCCGAGATGCTTCAGCAAAGCCTACAGCGCTACCGCAACCGGGCCATCGAAACCGCGCAGGTCATCGAAGAACTCATCGAGATGGCTAGGAAGTTCCACACCGCTGCGCAGCGCGGGGAGCAGTTGGGGCTCAACGGCGACGAGATGGCGTTCTACGATGCGCTGGCAACCAACGAGGCCGCTGTCCGCGACCTAGGCGACGAGACACTGAAGGCGATTGCGGTCGAACTGACGCAGAAGCTGCGGGCATCAGTGACCGTGGACTGGTCGGTGCGCGAGACCGTGCGAGCGCGCCTGCTGGTGATGGTGAAGACGTTGCTCAAACGCTACAAGTACCCGCCGGATAGGCAGGAGGAAGCGACGGAGACCGTGCTGAAACAGGCCGAGGCATTATCAGCCGGGTGGGCGAATCCTTGA